A section of the Prochlorococcus sp. MIT 1341 genome encodes:
- a CDS encoding 2Fe-2S iron-sulfur cluster binding domain-containing protein — protein sequence MKNELLKVIWPDGKISYEEIGSSWLEVASRRNIEIPTGCLGGSCGTCEIEVNGEVIRACISTIEKSKNTPLHVSFVDDPYW from the coding sequence ATGAAGAATGAATTGTTAAAGGTGATATGGCCTGATGGGAAGATTAGTTATGAGGAAATAGGATCTTCCTGGCTCGAAGTCGCTTCTAGAAGAAACATCGAAATTCCCACTGGCTGCTTGGGTGGTAGTTGTGGAACATGTGAGATTGAGGTTAATGGAGAGGTTATAAGAGCTTGTATTAGTACAATCGAGAAAAGTAAAAATACTCCTTTACATGTTTCATTTGTAGATGACCCTTATTGGTAA